A single Myxococcales bacterium DNA region contains:
- a CDS encoding RHS domain-containing protein yields MLVSTWFDPVIGVDIHIDLVPTPGGPVPTPLPNPFVGLVIDPVAMSIGMATGANTVLVNSMPVTNVGSNVTSLMGGPHIPVPGPFAKPPSNDAELMFGGLNVSMGGSFVCRMGEIALSCFDPSGRAPVSVVMAIPKGPPVLVLRPPAPDVTAVAMRLGMKAASALVGKALKLGAKLFKESRIGQFLGRRFTQLTKYLQRKMSVLAGRERSLMDRLKCFVTGHPVDVATGRMFTDNVDFELPGPLPLTFSRVYDSSLSWRQGPLGAGWYHSLDVAVWAERGRMVLRSEQGREIEFPTWDLRDRVLEPGMSVYHDVERATLRCTGPSAFELETQEGLLYSFGPVPGSSEFKLLRKARRDGAAHLFSYDAFGRLATVRDSAGRLVHFAYDDSGHLARVAVAPKPEIAPSRLMRFEVDAQGDLVSAEDALAGQWTYEYRHHLMVRETNRNGLSFYFIYDGIDPSARCVRTWGDDGIYDHAITYTGGATLVEDSLGHVTLYKLDESGQVIAVLDATGAETKYEYHPVTGQKTAEIMPDGVATRWSYNDRGLCTRVEGPDGATLLLESDEAGRPLKAVDPMSGVWQWRHDAAGRPLGRRDPLGRTVQFQWEGTNLVAVTDPSGQQVSLAYDAAGNLVALTMPDGNASRWQWDVMGRCVASIDPRGNAQLREFDVLGRITRILEPDGNERVFSYDAEGNVVAAKDRHHDVRFTYQGMNRLRKREEAGTAVRFAYDKEERLLGVQNEHGLVYQFVLGPTGLVAEEWGFDRRRRAYLRDPAGRVTQVIRPNGETTAYEYDKAGRVLAAKHSDGTEERFGYRADGELVRASNADAHVVLERDVLGRVVKELQGSDWVVSTYDTLGYRTRLTSSKGLQHNIRRNGMGDVLGVSAHIEAGGNDLPFEFSAPDSGGANPYEVSFERDSVGLELGRKLPGGVAARWERDTLGRPVRQSLEVNGQELRARVYKWEPDDRLSRILDSASGPIFFEHDALGSLAAARSEDASGNAVIDLRMPDAVGNLFRMRDRGDRKYGPSGELLEATGREGVTRYAYDIEGNLIRKEEPGGRVWTYAWNGAGRLAKVVRPDGAEVTFGYDPLGRRVWKQWRHKRTRWIWDGNVPLHEWVERVGEEGEEGPDSEVPGADASAQARQEALLTSQPAQGPPGARTAQRPAPFHLAAAAAGTPEHPVTYLFDPESFAPMAKLVGDEKLSIITDHLGTPTTMLDELGRVVWQADITVWGDLRNVRGIRSACPFRWPGQYEDEETGLYYNRFRYYDPDAGEYVSRDPIGLAGGAGPYGYVHDPSTWKDPAGLAGISDDAWVRYDPSVYDSSIEEFGIKKSYFEDGRVWLTKYRDVKEVANARELEQKLYRKNLWKKVDKKFADGGTLRVIENVDDAKFAGITNKSTGVRQWYIERDIPASDMKVVKKTPGECRK; encoded by the coding sequence ATGCTGGTATCCACCTGGTTCGATCCCGTTATTGGTGTGGACATTCACATCGACCTGGTACCGACGCCTGGTGGACCGGTACCGACGCCTTTGCCCAACCCCTTCGTGGGCCTGGTGATCGACCCGGTCGCCATGTCCATCGGTATGGCGACGGGTGCGAACACCGTGCTCGTCAACAGCATGCCTGTCACCAACGTGGGCTCCAATGTCACCTCCTTGATGGGTGGGCCTCACATTCCCGTGCCCGGTCCCTTCGCGAAGCCGCCCTCAAACGACGCCGAGCTGATGTTCGGAGGCCTAAACGTGTCCATGGGGGGCTCGTTCGTATGCCGCATGGGCGAAATCGCCCTGTCCTGTTTCGATCCATCAGGTCGTGCACCGGTTTCGGTGGTCATGGCGATCCCCAAAGGACCGCCCGTGCTGGTGCTCCGGCCACCGGCGCCCGATGTGACGGCGGTGGCCATGCGGCTCGGTATGAAAGCGGCCTCCGCGCTGGTGGGCAAGGCGCTCAAGCTTGGTGCGAAACTGTTCAAGGAGAGTCGGATCGGTCAGTTCCTGGGCCGGCGATTCACCCAGCTCACGAAGTATCTGCAGCGAAAGATGAGCGTGCTCGCCGGTCGCGAACGTTCGCTGATGGATCGGCTCAAGTGCTTCGTCACCGGTCACCCGGTAGACGTGGCCACCGGCCGTATGTTCACCGACAACGTGGACTTCGAGCTGCCGGGACCGCTGCCCCTCACGTTCTCCCGTGTTTACGATTCCTCCCTGTCCTGGCGACAGGGCCCCCTCGGGGCCGGTTGGTATCATAGCCTCGACGTGGCCGTGTGGGCCGAACGCGGCCGCATGGTCCTGCGCAGCGAGCAGGGCCGCGAGATCGAGTTTCCTACTTGGGACCTGCGCGATCGGGTGCTCGAACCTGGCATGTCCGTTTACCATGACGTCGAGCGTGCCACTTTGAGGTGCACGGGCCCCTCGGCTTTCGAGCTCGAGACGCAAGAGGGCCTGCTGTATTCGTTCGGTCCCGTCCCTGGATCGTCCGAGTTCAAGTTGCTCAGGAAGGCACGACGTGACGGGGCTGCGCACCTGTTCTCGTACGACGCCTTCGGGCGGCTTGCCACGGTTCGTGACAGCGCGGGGCGTCTGGTGCACTTTGCCTATGACGACTCCGGGCATCTGGCCCGTGTGGCCGTGGCCCCCAAGCCTGAGATAGCGCCTTCGCGGCTCATGAGGTTCGAGGTTGACGCGCAGGGAGATCTGGTGTCGGCCGAGGACGCGTTGGCGGGCCAGTGGACCTACGAATACCGCCACCACCTGATGGTGCGCGAAACCAACCGCAACGGTCTGTCGTTCTATTTCATCTACGATGGCATCGATCCGAGTGCCCGCTGCGTTCGAACGTGGGGTGACGACGGGATCTACGATCACGCCATCACGTACACAGGCGGGGCCACACTGGTCGAGGACTCGCTCGGGCACGTGACGCTCTACAAGCTCGACGAGTCCGGGCAAGTCATTGCCGTTCTCGACGCCACGGGGGCCGAGACGAAGTACGAGTACCACCCTGTCACGGGGCAGAAGACCGCCGAGATCATGCCCGACGGCGTCGCCACGCGCTGGTCTTACAATGATCGCGGCCTCTGCACGCGCGTGGAAGGACCGGACGGTGCCACGCTGTTGCTGGAGAGCGATGAGGCGGGGCGCCCTCTCAAAGCCGTGGATCCGATGTCCGGCGTCTGGCAGTGGCGTCACGACGCTGCGGGGCGCCCGCTGGGCCGGCGCGATCCGCTGGGGCGCACGGTGCAGTTCCAGTGGGAGGGCACCAACCTCGTGGCCGTGACCGATCCAAGCGGCCAACAGGTGTCGCTCGCCTACGACGCTGCAGGGAACCTCGTCGCCCTGACCATGCCCGACGGTAACGCGAGCCGCTGGCAATGGGACGTGATGGGTCGCTGCGTGGCCTCGATCGACCCACGAGGGAACGCTCAACTCCGCGAGTTCGACGTCCTGGGGCGCATCACCCGGATCCTCGAGCCCGACGGCAACGAGCGGGTCTTTTCCTACGATGCCGAGGGCAACGTGGTGGCGGCCAAAGATAGGCACCACGACGTGCGCTTCACGTACCAGGGCATGAACCGCCTGCGCAAGCGAGAGGAGGCAGGTACGGCGGTGCGGTTCGCTTACGACAAGGAAGAGCGCTTGCTCGGCGTTCAGAACGAGCACGGGCTGGTGTACCAGTTCGTTCTGGGGCCGACGGGGCTCGTGGCGGAGGAGTGGGGCTTCGATCGTCGTCGGCGCGCTTACCTGCGCGACCCGGCCGGCCGCGTGACCCAGGTGATTCGCCCGAATGGCGAAACCACGGCGTACGAGTACGACAAGGCGGGCCGGGTGCTAGCGGCCAAACACAGCGATGGCACCGAGGAACGGTTCGGGTACCGCGCCGATGGAGAGCTGGTGCGCGCCAGCAATGCCGACGCCCACGTGGTGCTCGAGCGCGACGTGCTGGGGCGGGTGGTAAAGGAGCTACAGGGCAGCGACTGGGTGGTCAGCACCTACGACACGCTCGGCTACCGTACGCGTCTCACGTCTTCGAAGGGCCTGCAGCACAACATACGACGCAACGGGATGGGCGACGTTCTGGGCGTGAGCGCTCATATCGAGGCGGGCGGTAACGATCTGCCGTTCGAGTTCTCGGCGCCCGACAGTGGTGGCGCGAACCCGTACGAGGTGAGCTTCGAACGCGACAGCGTAGGGCTTGAGCTCGGGCGCAAGCTTCCGGGTGGGGTGGCGGCTCGGTGGGAACGCGACACGTTGGGCCGGCCCGTGCGGCAAAGCCTGGAGGTGAACGGGCAGGAACTGCGCGCCCGGGTTTACAAATGGGAGCCTGACGATCGGCTCTCGCGCATTCTGGATTCGGCAAGCGGACCGATCTTCTTCGAGCACGACGCCCTGGGCAGCCTCGCCGCCGCGCGCTCGGAAGACGCCTCGGGGAATGCCGTAATCGACCTGCGAATGCCGGATGCCGTGGGGAACCTGTTTCGCATGCGCGACCGCGGCGATCGGAAGTATGGGCCGAGTGGTGAGCTGCTGGAAGCCACCGGGAGGGAGGGTGTCACCCGATACGCCTACGACATCGAGGGCAACCTTATACGTAAGGAAGAGCCGGGCGGGCGGGTGTGGACGTATGCCTGGAACGGAGCTGGTCGTCTCGCGAAGGTGGTGCGCCCCGACGGCGCGGAGGTGACGTTCGGGTACGACCCGCTCGGGCGCCGTGTCTGGAAGCAGTGGAGACACAAGCGGACGCGCTGGATCTGGGACGGGAACGTGCCGCTGCACGAGTGGGTGGAGCGCGTAGGCGAGGAGGGGGAAGAGGGGCCCGACAGCGAGGTGCCTGGTGCGGACGCGAGTGCACAGGCGCGGCAAGAGGCACTGCTGACGTCACAGCCGGCGCAGGGGCCTCCAGGCGCTCGTACGGCCCAGCGCCCGGCGCCTTTCCACCTGGCCGCCGCCGCCGCAGGCACGCCGGAGCATCCGGTCACGTACCTCTTCGACCCGGAGAGCTTCGCGCCCATGGCCAAGCTCGTCGGCGACGAAAAGCTCAGCATCATCACCGATCACCTCGGCACGCCGACGACGATGCTCGACGAACTCGGCCGCGTGGTCTGGCAAGCCGACATCACTGTCTGGGGTGACCTGCGCAACGTCCGCGGCATTCGGTCCGCATGCCCGTTCCGGTGGCCCGGCCAGTACGAAGACGAGGAGACGGGCCTCTACTACAACAGGTTCAGGTACTACGACCCGGATGCTGGGGAGTACGTGTCGCGGGATCCCATTGGGCTTGCGGGGGGGGCTGGTCCATACGGGTACGTGCACGATCCTTCGACCTGGAAAGATCCTGCCGGGTTAGCGGGCATTTCGGATGACGCATGGGTGAGATACGACCCCTCGGTCTACGACTCCAGCATCGAGGAGTTTGGAATCAAGAAGTCATACTTCGAAGACGGGCGGGTGTGGTTGACAAAGTATCGAGACGTAAAAGAAGTCGCGAACGCCCGGGAGCTTGAACAGAAGCTGTATCGGAAGAATCTTTGGAAGAAGGTGGACAAGAAGTTCGCGGACGGAGGGACTTTGCGGGTCATCGAAAACGTCGATGATGCCAAGTTTGCGGGCATTACGAACAAGTCAACCGGAGTCAGGCAATGGTACATTGAGCGCGATATCCCCGCGTCGGATATGAAGGTTGTCAAGAAGACTCCAGGGGAGTGCAGAAAGTGA
- a CDS encoding DUF4150 domain-containing protein, with translation MADSVFVNRMSAIHKGSPGKSMAFPDVNLCPPAPPAGPVPTPLPNIAQAADLAGGATTVKIEGNPMAKKSSYFAKSTGNAMARSTGGGVLTHVVEGKAYFASFSMNVKIEGEFVPRHLDMMTHNHAAPTPGEAVGTYMGTMQVAMPKVPLFPEPQKREEEDKPFDYEILVGTSTANDASFACVLRSADGSLEIHGEKGAASATHVTFVFRKVMPAKVYGLFQSVGGLEVPVFEEIPFSLLQMPGNPRNPEPVPPGHGELDEMPGPVPLEEDELEAQFDEYLKGGSP, from the coding sequence ATGGCCGACAGCGTTTTCGTGAACAGGATGTCTGCCATTCACAAGGGCAGTCCGGGAAAGTCGATGGCGTTTCCGGACGTGAACTTGTGCCCGCCGGCGCCACCGGCGGGTCCTGTGCCCACGCCTCTGCCGAACATCGCGCAGGCGGCGGACCTGGCGGGCGGGGCGACGACGGTGAAGATCGAAGGCAACCCGATGGCGAAGAAGTCGTCGTACTTCGCAAAGTCGACGGGCAACGCGATGGCGCGGAGCACGGGGGGAGGGGTGCTGACGCACGTGGTGGAGGGCAAGGCGTACTTCGCGAGTTTTTCGATGAACGTGAAAATAGAGGGCGAGTTCGTGCCACGGCACCTGGACATGATGACCCACAACCACGCGGCACCCACGCCGGGCGAGGCCGTGGGGACGTACATGGGCACGATGCAGGTGGCCATGCCGAAAGTGCCGCTGTTTCCAGAGCCGCAGAAGCGGGAGGAGGAAGACAAGCCGTTCGACTATGAAATCCTCGTAGGAACGTCGACAGCAAATGATGCCAGCTTTGCGTGTGTGCTGCGAAGCGCGGATGGCAGTCTCGAGATTCACGGAGAAAAGGGCGCAGCGAGCGCGACGCACGTTACCTTCGTGTTCCGCAAGGTGATGCCCGCCAAGGTGTATGGACTGTTCCAATCCGTAGGCGGCCTCGAGGTTCCCGTTTTTGAGGAGATACCCTTTAGTTTACTCCAAATGCCAGGCAACCCACGAAATCCGGAGCCGGTCCCGCCCGGCCATGGCGAGCTTGATGAGATGCCAGGTCCAGTGCCACTCGAGGAAGACGAACTGGAGGCGCAGTTTGATGAATACCTCAAGGGGGGCTCGCCATGA
- a CDS encoding DUF1554 domain-containing protein produces MFSPPGEGRGYYTGDLGGIAGADDICQELFGRVGFPQWKALLVGGGRIASVSPFRGDGQVDWVIKHYTYYHAGNDDLVWRTDEVPLLGVRDGLRQNLLAEFLDEYPWGGWKTDWTIEQKDGKDATCEGWTSARFEDWGVFPVNDLSRGAFEPCSSPSALVCVEQ; encoded by the coding sequence GTGTTTTCTCCCCCTGGTGAGGGGCGAGGCTACTACACGGGTGACCTTGGTGGTATCGCTGGAGCAGACGACATCTGTCAGGAGCTCTTCGGCAGGGTCGGATTTCCCCAGTGGAAAGCCTTGCTCGTGGGCGGGGGCCGAATCGCCTCTGTGAGTCCGTTTCGGGGGGACGGCCAGGTCGATTGGGTGATAAAGCATTACACGTATTATCACGCTGGAAACGACGACCTCGTATGGCGTACAGACGAGGTGCCCCTACTGGGCGTGAGGGATGGTCTGAGGCAGAACCTTTTGGCCGAGTTTCTCGACGAATATCCGTGGGGTGGTTGGAAGACCGATTGGACCATCGAGCAGAAGGACGGGAAGGACGCCACGTGTGAGGGCTGGACGAGCGCGCGTTTCGAGGACTGGGGGGTGTTCCCGGTAAACGATCTTTCCCGGGGAGCCTTCGAGCCTTGCTCGTCTCCGTCGGCGCTCGTTTGTGTCGAGCAATGA
- a CDS encoding protein kinase → MFPRRFGQNFVLLKPLGSGGMASVFLAMRAGGLAPTLSAIKKVRRGANLDHQKEIERRFLDEARLVTQLRHRNIVSVTEAGFADGDAFLAMEPIRGKTLHEMWVTCSKKQLGMRPMMAAYIAKEVATGLAYAHGAADGTVHRDIAPSNIIVSYDGDVKILDFGIATWGKKEVNTATGIVWGHKNYAAPEYLRSEPIDGRADLYSLGLILLEWLVGRVGPDAESAAQGRVSFAESLAAVPHYLRDVVKKLIDPDVEERFGSAAEARDELSHVLRGHGGSEELAKFMRGLYEGGIDEEERELAALVQKGVQFVSSGPRTPRVVVPDGVIAELERLAEGPDSREATSDPLVGKLFGGKYRVEEVLGQGAMGRVYRARHEGLRRDVAIKVARSIERRQERERIRRFKQEAEIMSKLVHQNIATVFDSGTTDDGDFYFVMEYLNGCDLDSLVKKRGPQDVDRVLELGLQICEGLAVAHHHDVIHRDLKPANVMLVRTPVEGGDLVKILDFGVAKLLRADLVEDPAQSHSRSFVGTPAYMAPEQRAAASDIDARVDVFAVGGILFYLLAGQAPDAAETDPERAPAKHRAVLKIAAPDLPAEVERIVLSCLSPDRRLRPEGANALRSQLALALEAEYKFNSGALALRSLPITDVVDRRPFLRRRPFVVAVGSAALLGVAAIGSWFARSPEPAGVVDGAAESSPLQVGPSTPAPPTSLRELAPTQEPPASKSPPGPKSPLRAPVSPPSVFPVSGAKNAENDVARPKAPEPPDLALDGNSTEASPPGTEPASLAVDPRAPVALIAELLDESEHALQAGQIARATEAARKAIEVGAGARGHLALAKIHFSLERWSEALTSLDAALALEPGNALALRGRKRVLIELEGSDER, encoded by the coding sequence ATGTTCCCTCGGCGGTTCGGGCAGAACTTCGTCCTGCTCAAGCCCCTGGGGTCCGGCGGAATGGCCAGTGTATTCTTGGCCATGCGGGCCGGCGGCCTAGCGCCGACACTGTCCGCCATCAAGAAGGTGAGAAGGGGCGCGAATCTCGATCACCAAAAAGAGATCGAGAGGCGATTCCTGGACGAGGCACGGCTTGTTACACAGCTGCGTCATCGAAACATCGTCAGCGTCACGGAAGCGGGTTTCGCCGACGGTGATGCATTCTTGGCGATGGAGCCCATTCGGGGCAAGACCCTCCACGAGATGTGGGTCACCTGCTCGAAGAAGCAGTTAGGCATGCGGCCCATGATGGCGGCCTACATCGCAAAGGAAGTCGCCACTGGATTGGCTTACGCTCACGGAGCAGCTGATGGCACCGTTCACCGAGACATCGCTCCCAGCAACATCATCGTGTCCTACGACGGGGACGTGAAGATCTTGGACTTCGGTATTGCAACGTGGGGCAAAAAGGAAGTGAACACCGCCACGGGGATCGTGTGGGGGCACAAGAACTACGCGGCGCCCGAGTACTTGAGGAGCGAGCCCATCGATGGCAGGGCTGACCTTTACTCCCTCGGCCTGATCCTGCTCGAGTGGCTGGTCGGACGCGTGGGCCCTGACGCTGAGTCTGCCGCCCAGGGCCGCGTGTCGTTCGCCGAATCTCTCGCGGCAGTGCCGCACTACCTTCGAGACGTGGTCAAGAAATTGATCGACCCCGATGTCGAGGAGCGCTTCGGCTCAGCGGCGGAGGCCCGAGACGAGCTGTCGCATGTACTGCGCGGCCACGGCGGAAGCGAGGAGCTGGCGAAGTTCATGCGTGGCCTTTACGAAGGCGGCATCGATGAGGAGGAAAGGGAGCTGGCGGCGCTGGTTCAAAAAGGCGTGCAGTTCGTCTCTTCGGGGCCAAGAACGCCGAGAGTGGTCGTGCCAGACGGGGTGATCGCCGAGCTGGAACGGCTCGCCGAGGGTCCTGATTCGCGGGAAGCAACGAGCGATCCTCTCGTTGGGAAGTTGTTCGGCGGGAAATATCGCGTGGAGGAGGTCTTGGGACAAGGAGCCATGGGTCGAGTCTACAGGGCACGGCACGAGGGGCTTCGGCGCGATGTGGCCATCAAGGTTGCCCGCAGCATCGAGCGCCGCCAAGAGCGGGAGCGTATCCGCCGCTTCAAGCAAGAGGCCGAGATCATGTCGAAGCTCGTCCACCAAAACATCGCGACCGTGTTCGACTCTGGGACCACGGACGACGGCGATTTCTACTTCGTCATGGAGTATCTGAACGGCTGCGATCTCGATTCGCTAGTCAAGAAGCGAGGTCCCCAGGATGTCGATCGTGTGCTCGAGCTGGGTCTTCAAATCTGCGAGGGGCTCGCGGTCGCTCACCACCACGATGTCATTCATCGGGATCTCAAGCCGGCCAACGTCATGTTGGTCAGGACGCCGGTGGAGGGAGGAGATCTCGTCAAGATCCTCGATTTCGGTGTCGCAAAGCTGTTGCGCGCCGATCTGGTAGAAGACCCGGCACAATCCCACTCGCGGTCGTTCGTAGGCACGCCGGCCTACATGGCCCCCGAGCAGCGTGCTGCAGCTTCTGACATCGACGCGCGGGTCGACGTCTTCGCCGTGGGTGGCATCTTGTTTTACCTTTTGGCTGGGCAGGCTCCCGATGCGGCCGAGACCGACCCCGAGAGGGCTCCCGCCAAACACCGGGCCGTCTTGAAGATCGCAGCCCCCGACCTGCCCGCCGAGGTTGAACGGATCGTGCTCTCGTGCTTGAGCCCCGACCGCAGGCTCCGCCCCGAGGGCGCAAACGCTTTGCGGTCGCAGTTGGCCCTCGCGCTCGAGGCCGAGTACAAGTTCAACTCGGGCGCTCTTGCACTGCGAAGCCTTCCCATCACCGATGTGGTCGACCGGCGCCCCTTCTTGCGAAGACGCCCCTTTGTGGTGGCCGTGGGATCAGCGGCCTTACTGGGTGTCGCTGCTATAGGCTCGTGGTTCGCTAGGTCTCCCGAACCCGCCGGCGTAGTGGACGGGGCGGCTGAGTCTTCCCCCCTGCAGGTGGGCCCTTCAACCCCGGCTCCGCCAACGTCGCTGCGTGAGCTAGCACCTACGCAGGAGCCACCGGCAAGCAAATCACCCCCGGGGCCCAAAAGCCCTCTCCGCGCACCGGTGTCGCCGCCCTCGGTCTTTCCTGTGTCCGGCGCCAAGAACGCCGAAAACGACGTGGCCAGGCCCAAGGCGCCGGAGCCGCCAGACCTCGCGCTGGATGGGAACTCGACTGAAGCCAGTCCGCCAGGGACAGAGCCCGCCTCCTTGGCGGTAGATCCCCGGGCTCCGGTTGCCTTGATCGCGGAGCTTCTCGATGAGTCAGAGCACGCACTTCAGGCGGGACAGATCGCCCGGGCCACGGAAGCAGCCCGCAAAGCGATAGAGGTTGGTGCCGGCGCCCGGGGGCACTTGGCTTTAGCGAAAATTCACTTCAGCCTCGAAAGGTGGTCGGAGGCGCTCACCTCGCTAGACGCCGCCCTTGCGCTCGAACCCGGCAACGCGCTCGCCCTCCGGGGGCGCAAGCGTGTGCTCATCGAGCTTGAGGGCTCAGATGAACGGTGA
- a CDS encoding fused MFS/spermidine synthase: MVALLLLDAFVAAAAIMALEILGARYAGPVFGTGIFVWSALLAVTLSALALGYALAGRLAARSSGGRLLGLALLAAGAAIAIIPLTASAVLLSCIPLGPRIGPFVAIASLIGPPLVPLGGVAVLATAIRVEQQSIPPGRAIGSLYAISTLGSLVGTLTTGLWLVPSFSVHSICWGLSGFTIIFGTLSVGIRWPPLATALLLAICTSWPATRPLEIGNFVILESQPTHFGKLEVIKDRARDLKLLRLDHSIIGGSFSDGSPVFAFVHLLSSAASLRPEASSALIIGLGSGGVVKPLIARGLRLHIIEINPQVVRMARRHFGFPDLPVTVADARVAVREQSARHDLIFHDAFSGGSSPSHLLSSEAIGELKARLSDQGLLALNFVGFPLGEDTRALTSVHATLRAHFSNVRAFQDHPPRPGEPTLSNVVFFATDGKIETDLIAHSKGASEHEARILKSMPAWEISPRAGSVNTDELNQLDWQQTSIAEAHFRAMNELLPPQVWAL, from the coding sequence ATGGTAGCCCTTCTGTTGCTCGACGCGTTCGTAGCTGCGGCCGCGATCATGGCGCTTGAAATTCTGGGCGCCCGCTATGCGGGACCTGTGTTCGGGACCGGAATCTTCGTATGGTCCGCTCTTCTTGCTGTGACATTGAGCGCCCTTGCGCTTGGATACGCTTTGGCCGGCCGATTGGCTGCCCGCTCCTCGGGCGGACGCCTGCTGGGCCTCGCGCTGCTGGCCGCAGGGGCGGCCATCGCCATCATTCCGCTTACCGCCTCTGCGGTCCTGCTCTCGTGCATTCCACTCGGTCCGCGGATTGGTCCGTTCGTCGCCATTGCCTCGTTGATCGGTCCCCCGCTGGTTCCACTGGGAGGCGTCGCGGTTCTCGCCACCGCCATCAGGGTCGAACAGCAGTCGATACCTCCCGGCCGAGCGATCGGGAGCCTTTATGCCATATCAACGTTGGGCAGTCTCGTCGGAACCTTGACGACGGGACTTTGGCTCGTTCCTTCCTTTTCAGTTCATTCGATTTGCTGGGGGCTTTCGGGCTTCACGATCATCTTTGGAACTCTTTCAGTGGGGATTCGCTGGCCCCCTTTAGCCACCGCTCTCCTTCTCGCCATTTGCACTTCGTGGCCTGCCACGCGCCCACTCGAAATCGGTAACTTCGTGATCCTGGAGAGCCAGCCCACTCACTTCGGAAAGCTAGAAGTCATCAAAGACAGAGCTCGGGACCTGAAGCTCTTGCGATTGGACCATTCCATAATTGGTGGTTCATTTTCGGACGGCAGTCCTGTTTTCGCTTTCGTTCACCTACTTTCCAGCGCGGCTAGCCTACGCCCCGAGGCCTCTTCGGCCTTGATCATAGGACTCGGATCAGGGGGCGTGGTGAAGCCCCTGATTGCGCGAGGCTTGAGACTGCACATCATCGAAATTAACCCGCAGGTCGTGCGCATGGCCCGCCGGCACTTCGGCTTCCCTGACTTACCCGTCACGGTGGCAGATGCTCGCGTCGCAGTCCGGGAACAAAGCGCGCGCCATGACCTCATCTTTCACGATGCTTTCTCCGGAGGCAGCTCGCCATCTCATCTCTTGTCCTCAGAAGCAATAGGGGAACTGAAAGCGAGACTTTCCGACCAAGGCCTTCTTGCTTTGAACTTCGTTGGATTCCCCCTGGGGGAAGACACGCGAGCGCTTACATCTGTTCACGCCACACTCCGCGCCCATTTTTCCAACGTTCGCGCTTTTCAAGACCACCCACCTAGACCTGGCGAGCCAACGCTGAGCAACGTTGTGTTCTTCGCAACGGACGGAAAGATCGAGACAGATCTGATCGCCCATTCGAAGGGCGCTAGCGAGCATGAAGCAAGAATTCTGAAATCTATGCCAGCATGGGAGATTTCGCCTCGAGCCGGCTCCGTGAACACGGACGAACTCAACCAGCTTGACTGGCAGCAGACCAGCATCGCTGAAGCTCATTTCCGGGCGATGAATGAGCTCCTTCCTCCTCAGGTATGGGCCCTCTAA